TTCTCTGGTGCCTCCTGATAATACTGTTCCAAACGCCGTCGAACTTCACCGGCCTGCACCCGAACGACGGGGTCGTCTCCGGTGGCGTAATTCGCCGTGCGACGAAAGATCGCCACCCCGATGGACCGCTCCTTCAGATTCTCGATTCGGCCATTCAGTTTCTCGGTGACGACATATCTAAGAAACTGTTTTCCTCGGGTGCAATGCCGGAACTGCCGGCTCTCCAGAATCCTTTCGAGTTCCTCGAGCACAAGAGGGCCACACTCCTCTGGAGCCTCTTTCTGGAACGCTTTGACCGGATGATCCAGGATTTCCCGATAAGTGCTCATGGCCACTTCTCCAGCGGCAACATCTTACCAAGCCACTCTCAGAAAAATCTCGGTTCAGGAAAACATTTTCCCAGGGAATTTCCTATGCGACACTGGCTACCAGCAGACGACGCATAGGTGCCGCTTGCGGCAAACCCAGGGGGCTTATTGTTTTGACCCGTTTTTTCCGCCCATTCATCTTTACCACCTGCCTGGGCGCAGCATTCCTTGTGCATGCACAGTCCAGCGGTAATGTCGTCTCCTCAGTCGAGTCTCAGCTTCGTGCGCAGCATCCGGCGGAGGCTTTGAGAACTGCCGATGCAGCTCTGAAGCAAGCGCCCGGCAATGCGAATCTGTGGACATTGAAGGGCATCGCCTGTTCGGAATTACAGGAAACGTCCGCAGCTACAGACGCCTACGCTCATGCGCTCCGTCTGTCTCCTGACAACCTCGCGGCCCTGCGCGGCGCTGCGCAAATATTTGATCAGGAGCATGACCCCAGGGCAGTGCCTCTTCTCCGCCGCATCCTCGCTCTTTCTCCAGGCGACACCACCGCGCACGAGATGCTGGCGCTCAACGAACAGCGCCATGGCAACTGCCATGCAGCTATCCGCAACTTTCAGCAGAGCGGCCCGGCGCTTCACCAGCATCCCGAATCGATGGCGGCCTATGGCAGTTGTCTTCAAAACCTCGGAGATACCCAGCAGGCCCTCGCGATATTTCAAACGCTCGCCGCTCATTTTCCCCAGCTCAACTTTGCAAGGTATGATCTGGCCGTTATTTTGTACCAATCGCGACAATATGCGGCGGCAATTCAAACCTTGCAGCCCTTGCTCGACTCCGGTAGAGCCGATGCCGACACTCTCAGCCTCGCCTCACAAGCCTATGAAGCCATGCATGACACTCCCAAAGCAGTCGCAGCTCTGCGCGAGGCGATTGTCTCTGACCCTTCAAATGTCAACCTGTACAACTCCTTTGCCGAACTATGCCTTGACCATGATTCGTACCGCGTCGGCATTGACATGATCAACGCGGGACTGCGCTTGAATCCTCGCGCTGCTTCACTCTATCTCTCGCGTGGATTGCTGTATGCGCAACTCTCTGAGTACACCAAAGCGCAGTCCGACTTCTCAACGGCGGAACGCCTTAACCCTAAACAAGGGTTGAGCGCCTACGGAGCGGACGTGGCTGAATTGGAGAAATATCACTTTGATCTGGATCACTCCAATGCCGCGGTCGCAGCACTTAAGGCGCAGATTCATCAGCATCCTGACAGCTATCTGCTTCACTATCTGCTGGCAAAACTGCTCAGCATGCAGGGACCTCAAGGCGGTCCATCAAGCATGGCAGATGCTCGCAACCAAGCTGAAATCGCAGTGAAACTCAAGCCGGACTTTGTTGCAGCCCATGACTTGCTGGCTCGCATGGAATTGGAAGACAAGAATTTGAAAGCATCTGCGCAGCAAAGCCGCGAGGCGTTGCAATACGATCCAAATGATCGCACTGCGGTCTACCATCTCATCGCGGCATTGCGGCAGTCCACCGCACCAGAAGATCGCCACGAACTGAAGGCGATGGTGCAAAAACTGGCTGTCATGGAGAAAACTTCACTCAACACCGATGCCCGCGCAAAGCGTTTCCAGTTGGTGGAAGTCCCGCCTCCGTCCACGCGTGGCGCCGCGAACTCACAACAACGATAGCGAAAGCTCTGAACACGTTCTGTCCGTGTTCGTGTGCGGAATCGTCCGCTGTAAAAGGTGCGTATCGCACGGTGGCAAGAGGTTTTCATCTTGGAGAGAAGGGGCACCGGCCATCTTCCAGCTAGCCGATGCCATGCATATCCAGAGAGAGGACTTACTGCGTCAGCGGTCCATCCAGGGTGAGATCAATCTTCACGTCCTTGGCCTCTTTCATAAACATCATCGTAGGGTCCTTCATACCCCATTCAACATAGGGAACGACGAAGCTACCCTTTGCCACACATTGATCGCCATTGATGGTAACTGTCATGGGAACAACAATGGAATGCGGCTTGCCGATCAACGTGAACATTCCATGCACCTCGATTGAAGATTCTCCTGCGTCTTTGAGGATTCCGGTGAACTGGGTGGGCGCAAAGGTGATTGCCGGAAACTTGCTGGCGTGTAGTTCGTCGCCTTTCATCTTCTTGTCGCGTGCACTGTTTCCGCTATTGCCGCTAGCAGCTTCCACCGCAATCAAGCCACTCATGGCGCCAGTTTTGCGATCAAAGCGGATATCTCCACTGCTGACTTTGAAGAAACCGTTGACCTCGTGGAATCCTCCCAGCGAGAACTGCACCTGGCTCTTTGCCGGATCAATCTTCAAGCTAGTTTGCGCCATGGCCGCGCCACACGTCGCACCCACTAGAACAAGCGCGATCAAGGCACCATGAGTGATGCGTAAAACACTCCGGGAAAGTCGAAGGCTACCCCGAACACCGCGGCAAGGCTTTGCCGCGAAGGCTGCGAATTCAAGAAACATTGCACTCTCCGGCCCCTGCAATTGCGAACAGAGGCATTCTGCCTTCATCTGACGCCGACCACGTCTTCCGGTCAATCCGAACGGCCCTCAATGAATACATTGTCATGTGGCAAAGGATAGAAATTGCTCTTGTTGCTGGCTTCTGGTTAGATCAACGCATGGACAACTTGTAAGACAAGCGTCATTATTCCGTCATCTTACGCGGAACGGTACATGATTCACTAGGAGTCAGGTAGAGGCCCCATAAAAGACCGCCCAAGGCGGCAAAGCAATAGAGCCTACCGCATGGATCGGCCGCAGAGCGGGTCATGGAATTTATGAGCGAAGCCAGCGAACCGAATTCAGTCAACCGGACACTGAAATATTCATGACAGTCGCTGTTCCCGCATCGATCGCATTACGGTTGAGAGATCTCTACCGCAGCTCCTGCAGCCCTAAAGCCGATACCGAATCCCGCCTGGCTGGCGCACTTCAGGAAGTGTTGCAGCACCCGGGCAACATGATCCGAGCAGAGCTGGCATTCCGGCTTGGGCGCTCTTACGATTTGCCCGGCGCATGCAGCGAGCACCTTGCTATCGCCGTCGAGTACTTCCATACCGCATCACTTCTCTTCGATGATCTGCCATGCATGGATGACGCAACACTGCGTCGAGGCGCTGCATGCATACACCACACCTACGGAGAAGGCGCGGCTATTTTGACTGCGCTTGCTCTCGTCAACCATGCCTATGGTTTGCTTTGGAAAGGGGTCGCTCACTCTTCGGCCGAGGCCCGCACTCGTACATTGGAGTATGTGGAGCATCAACTGGGCCTGGCAGGACTATTGAATGGCCAGAGTCGAGATCTGCACATGCGTGAGGCCTCCAGGCAGCCGCGTATCTACCAGCAAATCGCCATCGGAAAAACCGTCTCGCTCATTCGAATGGCTCTCGTCGTGCCGGCCATCGCTGGCGGAGCAGGCGAATATGAGCAGTGCCTGTTGGATCGTCTTGCCATCGCCTGGGGCCTCAGCTACCAGATTCTGGATGACCTCAAGGATGTACTGCACACCGCGAAGGACAGCGGTAAGACAGCATCTCGCGATGAGAAATTGCAGCGTCCAAACCTTGCGCTGACAATCGGCGTGGAAGCGTCTCTGCGCAGAGTACAGCGCCTGGTCAACATCAGCGACCGGCTACTCGCCAGAATCTTCAGGCAGCAGAGCCGTTTGCTGTTTTTGCATGAGACACTTGATCGCTTTCGCCATGAGATGGCCGCGATCGTACCGGGAGCCACGGAAGTCAGTCTATGATCTTTTTCAAACTGATCATCACCAACCTCAGCCGTCATCGTGTGCGTACAGCTATCAGCATTGCAGGCATCGCATTCAGTGTGGCGGCGATGTTGACGGTGGTGACCATCCTGCAAGGCGCAGTGGCCATGTTCTCGGGGCTGCTCTCAGCGAATAGCCAGATTGTTGTGTTTGAAAAGAATGTCTCCGATCTTTTCTTCAGCAACGTGCCCGATTCCGCAGTGCACCAGATCCAATCCTGGAGCATTGTCGATCACGCCAATCCAGTGCTCTTCGGGGTGGTGGCCAGCACCGATCATCCCATCATCACCTGCTTCGGAGTAACGGCCGACGACGCTCGCCTTCGCGACTCCACCTGGGTCGCTGGCCGACCACAAAGTTTTGCTTCAGTGCCCAATGGCGTACTGCTAGGCCAGCGCGCCTCAGACTTTCTCCATGCGAGGTTGGGCTCGCAAGTGGCAATTGGCCATGGAACCTTCACCGTCATCGGAATCATTCGTCTAAAGAATGGCTTTGAAGATGGGGGTGTCTTCATGCCTCTTCGCATGGCGCAACAGTTCTTCCACAAGCAGAATGCGTCCTCGGTCATTACTGTAAAGCTCCACAACCGAAAGGACGCAGCGCAGTTCAAGCAGATGATTGCGCAGCATTTTCCTACCCTGGTTGCGCTCAAGGATCAGGAGTTCGATCACACCTATTCGCAATTCAAAATCCTTAAAGCCACCGCCTGGGCTGTGGGCATATGCGGACTACTGTTGGGCGGCCTGGGCGTGGCGAACACGATGATCATGTCTGTCTTCACGCGCATTCGTGAAATCGCCATCCTTCGCGTGAACGGGTTTTCCAACGGACAGATTGCCGCGATGATTTTTGGCGAATCAGGCTTCGTCTCGATTCTGGGCGCTGTCGCCGGTCTTTTGCTGGGCATCGCCACGATCTTTCTACTCAAAATGATTCCAGCCCTGCATGGCTATATCGATTCGCATTTGCAACCGTGGGTGATGCTGATTGTTGTCGTGCTGGCCTTCCTTACTGGAATAGCTGGCGCTCTGTATCCGGCGGTCTATGCCATGCGAGTCCGGGCAGTGGAGGCATTGCGCTTTGAATAATGAAAGCAGTTGTCCCATCCTCATTGCTGAAGATGTCAGAAAGAGCTACGAAAACGACGCCATCCGCGTGCTCAATGGAGTGAACTTTGCGGTGCATCGAGGGCAGACCGTGGCCCTCTGCGGGCCTTCCGGCTGCGGCAAAAGCACATTGCTGCATCTTATGGGGGCGCTCGATGAGCCCACCACCGGCCGAATCTCCGTAAATGGGCAATGGTTGCAACGAGGGCGATCCACCCTGCACCTGCTGCGGCACCAGGTAGGCTTCGTCTTTCAACTGCATCATCTGATTCCAGGACTGACGCTTGAGGAGAATTGTCTCATCCCGGCCGTTGCCGCCGGAACTTCGCATGCTGACGCGCGGCAAAGATTACTGCAGCTTGCAGAGCGCACAGGGATTGCGCATCGCCTGAAGCAACCCATTCAAAAACTGTCAGGAGGAGAGCGCCAGCGTACCGCCCTCTGCCGGGCGCTGATGAACCGGCCCGGAATTCTGCTCGCGGATGAGCCGACTGGCGCACTCGATGAGAAAACAAGCGCGCAGATTTTTTCTCTTCTGATGGAGCTGGCTCAGACGGAAGAAATCACTCTCGTGATGGCAACGCACGACCGCAGTCTAGCTCGGCAATGCGACAGACTGGTCGAAATGCGTGACGGAACAGTTGTAGAGACCTCAGTTTCTAGCGAGGCAAAGTGAGCAGTGCTCTTCGAGACGATACCTTTGAGGATGCGGCCGCACCGGATCGATCTGTGATATGTCATGCAGCGTGGCACGGCCTTGCATGGCTCGCGGTGGCAAACCTGATTGGCGTCTGGCTGGCAATCCTATTGCTGGCTCCATCCGCGGGAAATCTCATTGCGCCTTTGAGCTATGGGCGCTGGATGCCCGTGCATCTTGATCTGCAACTCTACGGTTGGATCAGTCTTCCGTTAATTGGCTGGCTACTACGCGCCTACCGTGCCGATAGCGGCCAACTGGCTCACTGGAGCAAGGTTGCAATTTTCCTCTGGTCGCTGGCTCTCATGCTTGGGAGTATTTCCTGGCTGAGCGGTCACTCCAGTGGGAAACTGTTTCTCGACTGGACCGGGTACGTGCGGATCTTCTTCCCCGCCACCATTCTTTTCCTCTGGATCATCGTAGTGCTGGCCCTTCTGCGCGACAGATTTTTCAACCCGAATCTCTCCCGTAAAGAGCTTTACAGCAAGCTTGGGGGAACGGTTCTGCTCTTCATCGTTCCATTCCTGCTCTACTTTGCCAGCAATCCCGATGTATATCCCTCCATCAATCCATCTACCGGCGGACCAACTGGGAGCAGCCAACTTGAATCTGTACTCGTCATTGTCGCAATTCTCTTCCTGCTACCCTACGGCATTACGCGTCTGAAGGCCGGTAAACCAAAATGGCATCGCACGTGCTGGATTGTCTTCGGACTGGAATCGCTTTTGTGCCTTGCTCTCGGCCGCCACAACGCCAGTCAGCACAATCCGGTGCAATACCTGAGCCTTGGAACAGTACTGGTTTGGGCTCCCCTGCTGCCGCTCTATTACCGCGCCTTTATGTGGCCAACGAATGCGCGCATATGGCTCCACGCAACATACGTGTGGTGGTCCATGCTACTCGTAACCGGATGGCTCGTCTTTCTGCCTGGAATCCTGGACCGCTTCAAATTTACAGACGGGCTCGTCGGGCACTCTCTCATGGCCATGGCAGGATTTGTAACCACTCTTCTGATCCTCGTTCTTGTCGTACTGCTCGAACAAGACGGAGATATTTTTCTTTCTACATGGGCCTTCTGGGCCTGGCAGCTCGGCACTTTTCTTTACGTCGTCATCATGTTTTATGCGGGTTGGATTGAAGGCGCCGATCCTGCTTTCACAATTGTGCCGGGTCCTTTGCGTGATGCAATCTACTGGCTGCGCCTGCTCTTAGGCATTGCCATGACGGCTGCGTCGTTGCAGTGGCTGTGGCGAAGCACCATCAGTGTACGCACCAACCATAGGATTAGCCGCGATGTTATCCAGATCCATGAAGATGAAATCGCAGGAGTGCTGTCATAATGAGGTCACGGACGCTCATTCTGCTGTATCACTATCTTGCTGGCGCTACAGACACGTGCACTGGACTGCTATTGCTCTTTGCGCCGGCGATGACTCTTCACCTCATGGGCGTTTCTGCGCTGCCCCACCCACTCTGGTACGTCAGCTATATCGGTGTTTTTGTTCTGTGCGTGGGAGCAAGCTATTTCGCCGTGCTTCGTGGTCCTTTTGCGCGATCCACCCGCGCCAATTGCTGGCGAACGCAATGGATGATTACCGCTTTAATTCGATCTGGAATCGCTATCTTCCTCATCGCGCAGGTCGCCACCGGCACCATTGAGATTGCATGGATCACCGTGGCTATGACCGATGGCCTGTATGCCCTGATTCAATGGATCGGACTTCAGAAGAACTGGATTGCCCTTGCCGAATAATGCCGCTGCTTCGTCGCCGCAAAGAGCCCGTCTTTTCGACGGATGGCGCGGCATTGCGCTCATCACTGCAACCTATTTTTATTTCCTGATCTTTGCACAATTCGGATTTTTGAAGAGACTCGACAGCCTCGGTCTCAGCGACGCACACCTCAAAGCGGTGATGGCGGCAATGGCTATCGGAGGCATTCTTGCCAGCCTGCTCACACCGCGCTGGCTCAGGCATGTCTCCCCTGGCCTGCGGCTGAAAGCAGCGATGGCAGTCTGCGCCACGGCTGCAGTGCTCACAACTCTTCCCCTACAACTTCTCTCATGCCTTGTGCTTGCATTATTTGTGGGCATTGGCCTGGGAGTCCTTACCGTAACTCTGGTCACCCACCTGCCTCTTTGGGTTGGCCCTAAACATGCGCTCTTCAAAGTTGCACTGGGAACAGGACTCGCATATTTTCTCAGCAACATTCCGGCACTCTTCACCGCGCCGGAGCCAGTGATTGCAGTGGCCGCAGCCTCGGGAATGGCATTGTGCATTCCTTTGACCCGAGAAGAGCAGCAAGCATCCGCTGCTTCACACCCTTCGGCAAAGCGATGCAACCTGCCTTTTCTGCTGATGCTCTTCTGGTTCACGGCGCTGGTATGGTTCGACTCCGCAATGTTCTACATCGTGCAGCACGAGCCAACCAAGCAGTCTGGAGCATGGGTCGGCGCCGCGCACCTGTGGCGCACAGGCTGCATTCACCTTCTGGCGGCGCTTGCCGCGGCCTGGCTGCTCTCTCGCCGTGGACTACCCGCCACATTGCGCTCAGCATTTGCACTGCTCGCCTGCACGGCTGCCCTGTTATATGGCTCGCATCCCTCAGCCCTGGCAGCCTGGCTTTACCCTGCGGGAATCTCTCTCTATTCCGTCGCGTTGGTGGCCTACCCTGCTTATCTGCTTGCGGCATTGCCTCAGGACCGCGCCATTCGGGCAGGCTGGCTCTACGCTGTCGCAGGATGGATCGGGTCTGCGATGGGTATCGGCATGGCGCAACATCTGCACCGTATCCCCTTATGGTTTGTTGCGGTGACAGCAGGACTCTTCCTGCTGCCGCAGCTTCGCCGCCTTGCGCGTAAATTCTGGCGTGCCACTATTGCTCTACTACTGACGGCAGGCACCTCTGGATTGGTTTACGGAGCGATGCATCTGCTTCATGAGCCTCGTCCGCAGTTGACCGCTATCGAACGAGGGCGGCAAGTCTACATTGGCGAGGGCTGCATCCACTGTCACTCTCAATATGTGCGCCCCGGCACGCCTGATGTAGCCATGTGGGGGCCGGCCAGCGTTCCGGCAATGGTGGAGCAGGAGAAACCACCGCTGATTGGAAACCGGCGTCAGGGGCCAGACCTGAGCAACGTAGGCAGCCGCCGTTCTCCACTCTGGCTGCGCATTCACCTCATCGATCCCCGCGCAGTCAGTCCGCATTCCATCATGCCTTCGTATGCCTATCTCTTTCGTAGCAGTCGCGGTAGCGATTTGGTGGATTACCTGACAAGCCTGCGCAGCCCCGGCAGCGCAGCATTCCTGCAGCATCAGCTTCAGACATGGCGTCCAGACGCCAAGACGGCCCAAGCTGCCGCTGCGCTTGATGGCCACCACCTCTATCAGGAGTACTGTTCCACCTGCCATGCGCCCAACGGCTACGTTCGCCAGCATTGGGGCCGGAACTTTGCCGTAGAGCCACCCAATCTTGCAACCGCTCCCTTACAGCATCTACCGCCAGGCATGAGCTCTCAGCAAGAGTTGTTGTCTCTTGAGCGCATCATTAAATATGGCATTCCCGGCACCAATATGCCCGGCCACGAGTATCTGTCAGACGCTCAGGTTATTTCGCTCGCGC
The DNA window shown above is from Acidobacterium capsulatum ATCC 51196 and carries:
- a CDS encoding tetratricopeptide repeat protein — translated: MHAQSSGNVVSSVESQLRAQHPAEALRTADAALKQAPGNANLWTLKGIACSELQETSAATDAYAHALRLSPDNLAALRGAAQIFDQEHDPRAVPLLRRILALSPGDTTAHEMLALNEQRHGNCHAAIRNFQQSGPALHQHPESMAAYGSCLQNLGDTQQALAIFQTLAAHFPQLNFARYDLAVILYQSRQYAAAIQTLQPLLDSGRADADTLSLASQAYEAMHDTPKAVAALREAIVSDPSNVNLYNSFAELCLDHDSYRVGIDMINAGLRLNPRAASLYLSRGLLYAQLSEYTKAQSDFSTAERLNPKQGLSAYGADVAELEKYHFDLDHSNAAVAALKAQIHQHPDSYLLHYLLAKLLSMQGPQGGPSSMADARNQAEIAVKLKPDFVAAHDLLARMELEDKNLKASAQQSREALQYDPNDRTAVYHLIAALRQSTAPEDRHELKAMVQKLAVMEKTSLNTDARAKRFQLVEVPPPSTRGAANSQQR
- a CDS encoding YceI family protein, with the protein product MFLEFAAFAAKPCRGVRGSLRLSRSVLRITHGALIALVLVGATCGAAMAQTSLKIDPAKSQVQFSLGGFHEVNGFFKVSSGDIRFDRKTGAMSGLIAVEAASGNSGNSARDKKMKGDELHASKFPAITFAPTQFTGILKDAGESSIEVHGMFTLIGKPHSIVVPMTVTINGDQCVAKGSFVVPYVEWGMKDPTMMFMKEAKDVKIDLTLDGPLTQ
- a CDS encoding polyprenyl synthetase family protein, which translates into the protein MTVAVPASIALRLRDLYRSSCSPKADTESRLAGALQEVLQHPGNMIRAELAFRLGRSYDLPGACSEHLAIAVEYFHTASLLFDDLPCMDDATLRRGAACIHHTYGEGAAILTALALVNHAYGLLWKGVAHSSAEARTRTLEYVEHQLGLAGLLNGQSRDLHMREASRQPRIYQQIAIGKTVSLIRMALVVPAIAGGAGEYEQCLLDRLAIAWGLSYQILDDLKDVLHTAKDSGKTASRDEKLQRPNLALTIGVEASLRRVQRLVNISDRLLARIFRQQSRLLFLHETLDRFRHEMAAIVPGATEVSL
- a CDS encoding ABC transporter permease, which gives rise to MIFFKLIITNLSRHRVRTAISIAGIAFSVAAMLTVVTILQGAVAMFSGLLSANSQIVVFEKNVSDLFFSNVPDSAVHQIQSWSIVDHANPVLFGVVASTDHPIITCFGVTADDARLRDSTWVAGRPQSFASVPNGVLLGQRASDFLHARLGSQVAIGHGTFTVIGIIRLKNGFEDGGVFMPLRMAQQFFHKQNASSVITVKLHNRKDAAQFKQMIAQHFPTLVALKDQEFDHTYSQFKILKATAWAVGICGLLLGGLGVANTMIMSVFTRIREIAILRVNGFSNGQIAAMIFGESGFVSILGAVAGLLLGIATIFLLKMIPALHGYIDSHLQPWVMLIVVVLAFLTGIAGALYPAVYAMRVRAVEALRFE
- a CDS encoding ABC transporter ATP-binding protein; this translates as MNNESSCPILIAEDVRKSYENDAIRVLNGVNFAVHRGQTVALCGPSGCGKSTLLHLMGALDEPTTGRISVNGQWLQRGRSTLHLLRHQVGFVFQLHHLIPGLTLEENCLIPAVAAGTSHADARQRLLQLAERTGIAHRLKQPIQKLSGGERQRTALCRALMNRPGILLADEPTGALDEKTSAQIFSLLMELAQTEEITLVMATHDRSLARQCDRLVEMRDGTVVETSVSSEAK
- a CDS encoding cbb3-type cytochrome c oxidase subunit II yields the protein MPLPNNAAASSPQRARLFDGWRGIALITATYFYFLIFAQFGFLKRLDSLGLSDAHLKAVMAAMAIGGILASLLTPRWLRHVSPGLRLKAAMAVCATAAVLTTLPLQLLSCLVLALFVGIGLGVLTVTLVTHLPLWVGPKHALFKVALGTGLAYFLSNIPALFTAPEPVIAVAAASGMALCIPLTREEQQASAASHPSAKRCNLPFLLMLFWFTALVWFDSAMFYIVQHEPTKQSGAWVGAAHLWRTGCIHLLAALAAAWLLSRRGLPATLRSAFALLACTAALLYGSHPSALAAWLYPAGISLYSVALVAYPAYLLAALPQDRAIRAGWLYAVAGWIGSAMGIGMAQHLHRIPLWFVAVTAGLFLLPQLRRLARKFWRATIALLLTAGTSGLVYGAMHLLHEPRPQLTAIERGRQVYIGEGCIHCHSQYVRPGTPDVAMWGPASVPAMVEQEKPPLIGNRRQGPDLSNVGSRRSPLWLRIHLIDPRAVSPHSIMPSYAYLFRSSRGSDLVDYLTSLRSPGSAAFLQHQLQTWRPDAKTAQAAAALDGHHLYQEYCSTCHAPNGYVRQHWGRNFAVEPPNLATAPLQHLPPGMSSQQELLSLERIIKYGIPGTNMPGHEYLSDAQVISLAQDLTRQRHSDAK